In one Juglans regia cultivar Chandler chromosome 11, Walnut 2.0, whole genome shotgun sequence genomic region, the following are encoded:
- the LOC108991324 gene encoding protein NRT1/ PTR FAMILY 8.2-like yields MEISNEPSNHTYEKYSIVQPSMEKFTEDDSTSQPKVAASRSTTLVSNGCVDFRGRTADKQTTGGWKASPFIIVNEVAERLAFFAIAVNMVAYLVFEMRQSLPSAATHVTDWIGAAYVLTLLGAFLADAYLGRFKTIIIFSCVYAVGMVLLTLSASIDSLRPPPCTEKPCIKATDGQTAFLYGALALIALGTGGIKPCVSSFGADQFDEADEEEVQKKYGFFNWFFLAINMGALLGITLMVYIQEKKGWAWGFGVPTASMVCSIIILGAGIRRYRYQKPMGSPFSRFLQVIVASMRNHFRGVEVGRKDQLYEVKTEESDILGARKLPHTAQYRFLDKAALVTDPEANAKNRWRLCTVTQVEEFKSFIRILPVWASTIALSISYSQLSTFFVSKARVMDRSLGPNFDIPAGSIPVFSAINALILVPIYEKLVVPFLRKRNGQPRGMTSLQRMGIGLFISIFAMASAALVEKKRRDDSNPSSMSVFWLFPQFFLIGSAEVFTYVGQLEFFYDEATDGTRSISSAMFLSEIGIGSWLSTALVKIIERATGGEEKGWLRNDLNKSRLDYFYWILTGINLVNLSVYLWVAWSYKGRGADLGSVRDELVVELGGEMKREDDDDREGDQFKSVML; encoded by the exons ATGGAGATCAGTAACGAACCGAGCAATCACACATACGAGAAGTACTCCATTGTTCAGCCCTCCATGGAGAAATTTACAGAAGATGACAGTACTTCGCAACCCAAAGTG GCAGCCAGCCGTTCGACGACTTTGGTAAGCAATGGATGCGTGGATTTTCGAGGAAGAACTGCCGACAAGCAAACAACTGGAGGATGGAAGGCCTCTCCGTTTATCATAG TGAATGAGGTGGCGGAGAGGTTGGCGTTTTTTGCAATTGCGGTGAACATGGTGGCTTACTTGGTGTTTGAGATGCGCCAATCGCTTCCTTCTGCTGCAACTCACGTCACCGATTGGATTGGTGCTGCTTATGTTCTAACTCTACTGGGAGCATTTTTAGCCGATGCTTATCTGGGCCGCTTCAaaaccatcatcatcttctcttGCGTCTATGCTGTG GGAATGGTGTTGTTGACACTCTCGGCCTCCATAGACAGCCTACGTCCACCTCCATGCACAGAAAAGCCATGTATCAAGGCGACGGACGGCCAAACAGCATTCCTCTACGGTGCGCTTGCCCTTATAGCTCTCGGAACTGGCGGTATCAAGCCCTGCGTCTCATCCTTTGGTGCAGACCAGTTCGATGAGGCTGATGAAGAGGAAGTCCAAAAGAAATACGGGTTCTTCAACTGGTTCTTCTTAGCCATAAACATGGGTGCACTTTTAGGTATCACACTGATGGTGTATATACAAGAGAAGAAAGGTTGGGCTTGGGGATTTGGAGTTCCGACAGCGTCTATGGTCTGCTCCATCATTATACTAGGTGCCGGTATTCGAAGATATCGCTACCAAAAGCCGATGGGAAGCCCTTTTAGCAGGTTCCTTCAGGTCATTGTGGCTTCTATGAGGAACCATTTCAGAGGAGTTGAGGTGGGACGTAAAGATCAGCTTTATGAGGTCAAGACCGAGGAGTCTGATATCTTGGGAGCCCGGAAACTACCTCATACTGCACAGTACAG GTTTTTGGACAAAGCAGCACTAGTCACAGACCCAGAAGCCAACGCGAAAAACCGCTGGAGGCTCTGCACAGTAACCCAAGTTGAAGAGTTCAAATCCTTCATCAGAATCCTCCCCGTCTGGGCATCCACTATAGCCCTCTCCATCTCATACTCCCAACTCTCAACTTTCTTCGTCAGCAAAGCCCGAGTCATGGACCGCAGCCTCGGCCCCAACTTCGACATTCCAGCGGGCTCCATTCCCGTTTTCAGCGCCATCAACGCCCTCATTCTCGTCCCCATCTACGAAAAATTAGTCGTCCCCTTCCTCCGCAAAAGAAACGGTCAGCCCCGAGGAATGACATCGCTGCAACGAATGGGTATCGGACTCTTTATTTCCATCTTTGCCATGGCTTCAGCCGCATTGGTAGAGAAGAAACGCCGCGACGATTCCAATCCGTCATCAATGAGCGTCTTTTGGTTGTTTCCACAGTTCTTTCTGATTGGCAGCGCCGAAGTGTTTACCTACGTAGGACAGTTGGAGTTCTTCTACGATGAAGCTACGGATGGGACGCGAAGCATTAGCAGTGCAATGTTTCTCAGTGAGATCGGGATTGGAAGCTGGTTAAGCACTGCCCTGGTGAAGATCATTGAGAGAGCAACTGGCGGGGAAGAGAAAGGGTGGCTGAGGAACGATTTGAATAAGAGCCGGCTCGATTATTTCTATTGGATATTGACGGGGATTAACTTGGTTAATTTGTCGGTGTATTTGTGGGTGGCTTGGAGTTATAAAGGAAGGGGTGCAGATCTTGGAAGTGTGAGAGATGAGCTCGTGGTTGAGCTGGGCGGGGAAATGAAgagagaggatgatgatgatcgtGAAGGAGATCAATTCAAAAGTGTGATGCTTTAG
- the LOC108991375 gene encoding protein WALLS ARE THIN 1-like, which produces MADTGSAPAKRMWCSIPERFQLHAAMLALQFGYAGFHVVSRAALNMGISKLVFPVYRNIIALLLLLPFAYFLEKKERPAITLNFLVQFFLLALVGITANQGFYLLGLDNTSPTFASAIQNSVPAITFLMAALLRIEKVRLDRKDGIAKVLGTIFCVAGATVITLYKGPTIYSPTQTLHSTTPAFVSQLGDANGKNWTLGCIYLIGHCLSWSGWLVLQAPVLKKYPARLSVTSYTCFFGLLQFVVIALIFEREAQAWVFHSGGELFTILYAGVVASGVAFAVQIWCIDRGGPVFVAVYQPVQTLVVAIMASIALREEFYLGGIIGAVLIIVGLYLVLWGKNEEKKFAQDKATLQSTPEHGNNVRTTSHIKSSITQPLLPSSSENV; this is translated from the exons ATGGCTGATACCGGTTCAGCCCCTGCAAAGAGAATGTGGTGCTCTATACCCGAAAGGTTCCAGCTGCATGCGGCCATGTTGGCCTTGCAGTTTGGCTATGCCGGGTTCCATGTTGTCTCCAGAGCTGCCCTCAACATGGGCATTAGCAAACTTGTGTTCCCTGTCTACAGGAACATTATCGCTTTGCTTTTGCTCCTTCCCTTTGCATATTTTCTAGAGAA GAAGGAGAGGCCGGCAATTACCCTAAATTTCCTCGTTCAGTTCTTCCTGCTCGCACTTGTTGG AATAACAGCAAATCAAGGATTCTACTTGCTTGGCTTAGACAACACATCTCCCACTTTCGCATCAGCAATTCAAAACTCAGTCCCAGCCATTACCTTTCTCATGGCGGCCTTACTCCG GATTGAGAAAGTACGACTAGATCGGAAAGACGGCATAGCGAAGGTGCTTGGAACCATATTCTGCGTCGCTGGAGCCACAGTAATCACACTATACAAAGGTCCAACCATATACAGCCCAACACaaacactacacagcacaacACCAGCTTTTGTGTCACAGCTGGGAGACGCAAATGGGAAGAACTGGACCCTGGGCTGCATCTACCTTATTGGCCATTGCTTGTCATGGTCCGGTTGGCTCGTTCTGCAAGCTCCGGTTCTTAAGAAGTATCCGGCCCGCCTCTCGGTCACCTCCTATACGTGTTTTTTCGGTCTCCTACAGTTTGTGGTGATTGCTCTGATCTTTGAAAGAGAGGCACAGGCCTGGGTTTTTCACTCTGGTGGAGAGCTCTTCACCATCCTCTATGCG GGAGTGGTGGCATCAGGGGTGGCTTTCGCTGTACAGATATGGTGCATTGACAGAGGAGGCCCTGTCTTCGTTGCTGTCTATCAACCTGTTCAGACTCTCGTCGTGGCTATTATGGCTTCTATTGCTTTACGTGAAGAGTTCTACTTAGGAGG GATCATTGGGGCAGTGTTGATCATAGTGGGATTGTATCTCGTCCTATGGGGCAAAAACGAAGAAAAGAAGTTTGCACAGGATAAAGCTACGCTCCAATCCACTCCAGAGCATGGGAACAACGTCAGGACTACAAGCCACATCAAGTCATCCATTACTCAGCCACTACTTCCATCATCCTCAGAGAACGTTTGA